In the genome of Mycteria americana isolate JAX WOST 10 ecotype Jacksonville Zoo and Gardens chromosome 7, USCA_MyAme_1.0, whole genome shotgun sequence, one region contains:
- the SKIL gene encoding ski-like protein → MESPQINFPLGLVSDQKRSGIQEDGSPPLKKAMTEMHVNSKVRVVINKLPTIKKENLDEYDETPVEADGETTKPNSTSLPEPLNLNPGLKHTLAQFHLSSQSSLGGPAAFSARYSQESMSPTVFLPLPSPQILSGPLLIPPDSSTELTQTILEGESISCFKVGGEKRLCLPQVLNSVLRDFSLQQINTVCDELYIYCSRCTSDQLHILKVLGILPFNAPSCGLITLTDAQRLCNALLRPRTFPQNGSFLPGKNTLAQLKETGSAFEVEHECLGKCQGLFAPQFYLAPDDPCIQCLECYGMFSPQTFVMHSHRSPDKRTCHWGFESAKWHCYLHINQKYLGTSEERELKHLLEEMKEKFSEKNQKRTRSKADSQQSLELPQWYPVIKQEAETDPQPPSFFHPSYYLYMCDKVVAPNVSLASQYKDVAKTTVKASEVIKSSPGQSEKKLNSGKHKKAASYPELSLEEQEKIDLKTGMEQHKRLDPPVSTRAARSGKSERVSSKITRDSSRVEVGSDGRTLSPTLMKDISCEDDKGRIMEEVMKTYIKQQEKLNTILRRKQQLQMEVEMLSNSKAMKELTEEQQNLQKELECLQTEHAQRMEEFYFEQRDLEKKLDHVMKQKCSCDSNLEKDKEAEYAAQLAELRQRLDHAEADRQELQDELRQEREAREKLEMMIKELKLQILKSSKNGKGK, encoded by the exons ATGGAAAGCCCACAAATAAACTTCCCTCTAGGTCTAGTTTCAGACCAAAAAAGGAGTGGGATCCAAGAGGATGGGAGTcctccattaaaaaaagcaatgacagAAATGCATGTAAATAGCAAAGTACGAGTTGTAATAAATAAATTGCCAAcaataaagaaggaaaacttggACGAATATGATGAAACTCCTGTGGAGGCTGATGGGGAAACCACCAAGCCAAACAGTACTTCGCTACCTGAGCCTTTGAATTTAAATCCCGGGTTGAAACACACATTGGCACAGTTCCACTTGAGCAGCCAGAGTTCACTGGGTGGACCGGCAGCTTTTTCAGCTCGTTATTCCCAGGAAAGTATGTCACCCACTGTCTTCTTGCCTCTTCCATCACCCCAAATCCTTTCTGGTCCACTGCTCATTCCTCCGGACAGCTCCACAGAACTCACCCAGACTATACTGGAGGGGGAATCTATCTCTTGTTTTAAAGTCGGAGGAGAAAAAAGACTTTGCCTGCCTCAAGTGTTAAATTCAGTTCTCCGAGACTTTTCATTGCAGCAGATCAATACGGTGTGTGATGAACTGTATATATACTGCTCAAGGTGCACTTCTGACCAGCTTCATATTCTGAAGGTTTTGGGAATTCTTCCATTTAATGCTCCATCCTGTGGGTTAATTACACTGACTGATGCTCAGAGACTATGCAATGCTTTACTACGTCCTCGCACTTTTCCGCAAAATGGCAGTTTTCTCCCTGGTAAGAACACCTTGGCCCAATTGAAAGAGACTGGCAGTGCCTTTGAAGTAGAGCATGAATGCCTGGGCAAGTGCCAGGGGTTGTTTGCACCTCAGTTCTACCTTGCGCCGGATGACCCATGTATCCAGTGTTTGGAGTGCTACGGGATGTTCTCACCCCAGACGTTTGTGATGCATTCGCACAGATCCCCGGACAAGAGGACCTGCCACTGGGGATTTGAATCGGCCAAGTGGCACTGCTACCTGCATATTAACCAAAAATACTTAGGAACGTCAGAGGAGCGGGAACTGAAGCATCTCTTGgaggaaatgaaggagaaatttagcgagaaaaatcagaaaagaactCGGTCCAAA gcagattcacagcagagcctggaatTACCGCAGTGGTATCCAGTTATAAAGCAAGAAGCAGAAACCGATCCTCAACCACCCTCCTTTTTCCATCCCAG TTACTACCTTTATATGTGTGATAAAGTGGTTGCCCCAAATGTATCTCTTGCATCACAATATAAGGATGTTGCAAAAACAACGGTCAAAGCTTCAGAAGTAATTAAATCCTCACCTGGACAGTCAGAGAAGAAGCTCAATAGTGGAAAGCACAAAAAAGCTGCCTCCTATCCAGAGCTTTCTcttgaagaacaggaaaaaattgaCTTGAAAACTGGCATGGAGCAGCATAAACGTTTAG ATCCACCTGTGTCAACTCGTGCTGCAAGAAGTGGAAAATCTGAACGTGTTTCTTCCAAAATCACTAGAGACTCTAGCCGTGTTGAAGTAGGTAGTGATGGGCGAACCTTGTCCCCCACTCTCATGAAAGACATCAGTTGTGAAGATGACAAGGGAAGGATCATGGAAGAAGTAATGAAAACCTAcatcaaacagcaagaaaaactcaATACTATTTTGCGGAGGAAACAGCAGCTTCAAATG GAAGTGGAAATGTTAAGCAACTCTAAAGCTATGAAGGAACtaactgaagagcagcagaatttACAAAAAGAACTTGAATGTTTGCAAACAGAGCATGCtcaaagaatggaagaattttattttgagcaGAGAGACTTGGAGAAGAAACTGGACCACGTGATGAAGCAGAAGTGTAGCTGTGACTCCAatttagaaaaagacaaagaagctgAATATGCAGCCCAG